The Streptomyces rubrogriseus genomic sequence TGCCGTGGGTCGTCCGTGTCGTCGGCCGTCGGCGCCACGGTCAGCCGCTCGTCGTTCATCTGGCCGCTCGCCGGGACGTGTTGCTCACGAGGCGACGCTATCGCCACCCCTGTGCCGACGTCACGAGCCGCCGAGGCAGAAGGAGATGCCCGAACGGGCACCCGCGTCAGGGCGGCGAGGGCCGGACGGCGAGGACCGCGATGTCGTCCGCGCTGTCCGCCCCCAGGCCGATCAGCAGCTCGTCGCAGAACGTGTCGAGGGGCTCGCGGGCCAGGTCGGCGGCGTGCCGGCGCAGCCGGTCGAGGGCCTCGTCGAGGGCTTCGTCGCGGCGCTCGACGAGGCCGTCCGTGTACAGCAGCAGCGTCGAGTGGGCCGGCAGCGCGTCACGGGCCGTGCCGCGGGACGCGTGGGGGTCCATGCCGAGCAGCAGCCCGGCACCGCTGTCGAGGTAGCGGGTCCGGCCGTCCCGGGTGGTGAGCAGCGGCGGCAGATGGCCGGCCGAGGAGTGCGTCAGCTCCCAGGGGCCCTCGGGGGGACCCTTGATCAGGCCGTAGACGCAGGTGCCGGTCGCCTCCCGATGGAGACTGTGGTTCGCCAGGTCCAGCCGGCGCAGTACCTCCGCGGGCGGCTCCTCGCGGTCCACGGCGATGCCGCGCAGCATGCTGCGCAACTGGCTCATCGCGATGGCCGCGTCGAGGTCGTGCCCCGTGACGTCGCCGATGACCAGCGCGGTGTTCCCGCCGGGCAGGACGAAGCTGTCGTACCAGTCCCCGCCGACCTGCGCGGTGGTCGAGGAGGCGGCGTACCGGGCGGCCAGACGCAGGCCCTCGACCTTCGGCAGCACCGGCAGCAGCGAGCGCTGGAGCCGTTCGGCGATGGAGCGGGTGTCCTGGTACAGGCGGGCGTTGTCCACCCCGAGCGCGAGGCTGTGCACCAGGTCGTCGACCAGCGTCAGGTCCTCCTCGGTGAACGGCCGCCCGCGGGGCGCGCGGGCGAGGGTCAGGGCACCGAAGATCTTGCGGCGGGCCCGCAGCGGGGCGACGACGGCGCTGCCCGCCCCCAACTCCCGGAACAGGTCGGCATAGGCCCGGTCCAGCGCGCTCCCGGTCTGCCCCGGCTGCGGGGCGCCGGAGAGCAGGAGGGGCCCGGCGCCGCGCAGCACCCGGGCCAGCGGGCCGCGCGATTCCTCGGAGAGCCCGGGGAGCATGCCCTCGTACGCCCCCGGGCGCAGGGCCCGGGGATCGCGGTGGACGACACACGCCCGGTCCACCCGGGCGTCGGCGGTGAACAGGTCCACCACGCACCAGTCGGCCAGCCGCCGCGTCAGCAGCCGGCCGGCGCGCTGGAGGCCCTCGTCCAGCTCCAGGGTGTTGTTGAGCTGCGCCCCCAGCTCGGCCAGGAGGGTGAGCCGGTCCAGCGCCGACATACCGCCCCGGGCACCGGGCGTCCTGATCCCCGTCGGCGGCACGGTGGGCGACCGGCCCCCGTCCGGCTCCCCGACCGCCGCCTCCCGGATCCTGCCGGGAGTCCTCGGTCCGTCGAGGAACGTCGTCGCCCTCGGGACGAGCTGTGCGACGAAGACGGTGCGGCCGTCGGCCGTCTCCTGCGTCTGGATGTACAGCCGCACCGGGATGAGCCGGCCGTCACGGTGCAGCGCCGGAAGCGGCACCGAGCGCCCCACGATGCGGGTGCGGCCGGTGAGCAGCATCGAGGTGAACGCCGCCGTGTGCCGCTCGCGCAGGTGTTCGGGGATGAGGGTGGTGAGACGGCGTCCGACGAGCTGGTCCGGCTCCCAGCCCAGCAGGTCCGCCGCGGCCCCGTTGGTCGCCACGATCCGGTTGCCCTCGTCGGCGGCGACGGTCGGCATCCTGCTGGCCCGCACCTGGCCGACGTCCCACGGGACGAGTTCGGCGGAGCTGACCTCCGGCGCGCGGGGGACCACGGTCCACGCGGTGGGCCGGTCCCCGGCCAACTGCCCGGCGATCTCGTCGAAGAGCCAGTTCTGGAAGGCCCGGCCGCGGGGCAGGGCCGGAAGCGTGAGCAGCCGCTCCTCCCCGGCGCGCGCCTCGGCCAGGTCCAGTACGCGGCGCAGTGCCCGCACCGCCGGCAGGGCGTCGGCCGACAGCGGGAGGGGCAGGGCGCGCAGACCGGACTCGGGGGCCGGTGCCTCCAGCGCGGCCGACACACCGGCGCTGATCACGTTGTTGACGTCGTTGGCCGCGACGAGGTCCTCGGGCGGCACCCCGAGGAGGTCTCCCGCGGACGCGGCGAGGGTCAGCTCGCGCAGCACCGCGTGCCGGTGCTGGCGGCACGCGGACTCCAGGGCGGTCGGCATGTCGACCAGCGTCACGGTCCGTTCGGCGGGCCGCGGCGGCGCGGCGGTCTCCCACCCGGCCGACGGCGGCGCCGGACCGTCGTGCCACAGCTCGAACCACACCGTCTTGCCCCCGTCGCCACTGTCCGCCCCGAACCGCGAGGCCAGCTGCTCCACCAGTGCGAGACCCTGCCCCGTACCGGCGTACGGCGAGCAGCGCTGCGGTACGAGGCCACGGCCCGGCCGCCGGTCCCCGACCCGTACGCGCACCCGGCCCTCCAGACGCGCCACGCTCACCTCGACCTCGGTGCGCGCGTGCAGCACCGCGTTGGTGACCAGCTCGCTGACCAGGAGCTGGGCCGTGTCCACCAGGTCACGGGCGGCACCGTCCAGCGCGCCGCGCACGAACCGGCGGGCCGCCGCCACGCTTGCCGGCCCGTCGGAGAAACGCCGTGACACCGCCGCCGGCGGATCGGGGCAAACCATGACCCCAGTGTGTTGCCGCACGGCCCGTCCCGCAGCGCGCGCCGTCGCCGCGCTTCCCGCTCCCGGCGACGCTCCTGTCCGCCGGTCGGGTGACGGCACCCGGTGCGAGCCCGGGGCGGAGCCCGCCGGGACCGGCCGGGTACGGGAGTTCGTACCGGCCGGGGGACGCGCCGGGTCTGGCAGGCGGCCGATTACTCCGATAGCTTGCTGGTGCGGCCCCGCGTTCTCCCCCGTACGCGGGGCCGCACCAGCACGGCCGGGCACCGGCTCAGGGGGCGAGTACGCCTCGCAGCCCCGGCTGCAGCCGGTCCCCATGGGCCCGGACCATGTCGTCGCACAGCTGCCAGATCTCCTCGACCCGCAAGGTGGCCGCCGTCGCCGGGTCGGCCATCGCCGCGTGCCTGATGTGCCGCGGGTCGTCCTCCGTCGCCGCCCGCACCACCAGGTCGGTGGTGCTGAGGTAGGCCCGGTTGAGGGCGGCGAGCTGCGGGGGCAGCGCACCGACGCGGGTGGGCTGGAGGCCCGCGGAGTCGACCAGGCACGGCACCTCGACGGTGCCCCGGGCGGGCAGGTTCTCGATCAGACCGTGGTTCGGCACGTTGCCGTAGACCGTGCGGGGCGTGCCGGTCACCATGCTGTGGATGATCTGCGGCGCGTACTCCATGGTGCCCTCGACGGTGAGCGGCGCGCCGCACGCCAGCGCGTCGCGGGTCCGCTCGTACTCGGCCACGTTCTCGTCCACGATGCCCAGATAGGCACCGACGGGCAGCCGCAGCCGCTCGACCTCGCTGTCGTGGTGCAGGTACCAGGGCACGTACTCGGAGGAGTGCTCGCTGGTCTCCGTCGGGTAGTGACCGAGCCGCCGGTACATGTCCATGCGGACCCGGCGCCGCAGCTGCGGGTCCTCGGCGATCAGCGCGTCCAGGCGCGGGTGGAGATCCTCGCCCCCGTGCTCCAGACGCAGCACCCACGCCTGGTGGTTGACGCCCGCGGCTTGGTAGGTGACCTCCTCGTACGGGACCTTCAGCAGCTCGCACAGGCCCTGGACCGTCCAGTACACGGAGTGGCACAGTCCCACCACGCGCGTCAGGCCGGTCGCCTCGGCGAGGTACTGGACGTTCATCGCCATCGGGTTGGTGTAGTTGAGCAACCAGGCGTCCGGGCAGACCTCGGCGATGTCCTCGCCGAGCGCCTTGAGCAGCGGGAAGGTGCGCAGGGCCCGGAAGATGCCGCCGACGCCGAGGGTGTCGCCGATGGTCTGGCGCAGCCCGTACCGGGCCGGGACCTCGAAGTCGGTACGGGTCGCCTCGCCCATGCCGACCTGCACGATGTTGATGACGAAGTCGGCGCCGACCAGGGCCTCGCGGCGGTCGGCGTGCGCGGTGACCCGGGGCCGGGCGCCGCGTTCGGCGGCGATGTACTCGGCGGCGGCCCGCGCGGTGGCCAGGCGCTCCGCGTCGATGTCGTGCAGCGCGATGTGCGCGGACTTCAGCTCGTCGAAGGCGAAGAGGTCGGCGAGCAGACCCTGGGTGAAGACGACGCTGCCGGCTCCGACGAAGGTGATCTTGGGTGCGGACGGGTGGGCGGTGCTCATGCGGGGTTCTTTCCGTTGCGGGTGGCGGCGGACGGAGGGCGGGTGGTCAGCCCTTGAGTCCGCTGGAGGTGATCGACTGGATGAAGGTCTTCTGCGCGCCGAGGAAGGCGAGCAGGACCGGCAGCACGGTGATGACGTTGCCCGCCATCACGGCCGCCCACTGGGTGTGGTGCTGCCCCTGGAACGTGGTCAGGCCCAGTTGCAGCGTGTACTGCGTGTCGTGGTTGATGGCGATCAGCGGCCAGGTCAGGTCGTTCCACGTGGTCAGGAAGGTCAGCACGGCCACCGTGGCCAGCGCCGGACGGGACAGCGGCAGCACGATCCGCCACAGCACCCGCAGCCGGGAGCAGCCGTCGATCCAGGCGGCCTCCTCCAGCTCCCTGGGCAGTGAGAGGAAGAACTGCCGCAGCAGGAACACCGCGAACGGCGTGACCAGTGACGGCACGATCAGCGCGCCCAGGGTGTCGATGAGACCCAGCTTCTTCATCACCAGGAACGTCGGGATCATGGTCAGCTGGAACGGCACCGCCATGGTGGCCAGCATCAGCCCCATCAGCACCCTGGAGCCCGCGAACCGCATCCGGGCGAAGGCGTACCCGGCGAGCGACCCGAAGACCAGGTTCGCGGCGACGGTGACGGCGGAGACGATCAGCGAGTTGACGAACCAGCGGGGGAACATCGCGTTGCCCAGCACGTACCGGTAGCCGCCGAGGTCGACGCCGGACGGCCACAGGGCCGGCGGGAACCGGTTGATCTCCGCGTTGCTCATCACGGAGCTGAGCACCAGCCACACCAGCGGCACGGCGAAGACGAGGGCGAGCGGTGCCAGTAGCAGGTGCCAGGGACTGAACGGGAGCCGCGGGCGGCGCCGTACGGCGGCCGGGCGGGTCGCCACGGCGTTCGCGGTGGCCGGCCGGGTGGTGGTCGCCGTCATGATCGGGCCCCTTCGAGACGGTGGCGTCCCCGACGCCGGACGATGCGGACGGCCCCGGCGACCAGACCGAGCGCGACGGCCAGGACGTAGGCGGCCGAGGCCCCGTATCCCGCCGTGGCGTTCTTGAAGGCCTGCTCCCAGATGAAGTAGACGATCACCGTGGTCGAGCCGAGCGGACCGCCCTTGGTGGTGACGTACACCAGGTCGAAGACCTGGAGGGACTGGATGGCCTGCCACAGCACCAGGAAGACGGTGACCGGGGTGAGCGTGGGCATCGTGACGTGGCGCAGCAGGTGCCGGCGTCCGGCGCCGTCCAGGCGGGCCGCCTCGATCAGGGACTGCGGCACGTCCTGGAGGGCGGCGAGGTAGACCACGACACAGAACCCGGTGCCGCTCCACAGCGTGATCGCCACCAGCACCAGCAGCGCCTGGGAGGGGTCGGACAGGAAGCCCTGCGACGAGACGCCGAGGCGGTGCAGCACCGAGTTGGCGGCGCCGAACTCCGGGTCCAGGATGAACGAGAACAGCACCCCCTGCGCGGTCGCCGACAGCACGAACGGCACGAAGATCAGGGTGCGGTAGAGACCGACGAAGCGGATGCGCCGGTTCAGGACCATGGCGAGGGCCAGGCCGAACAGCAGGCTCAGCGGCACGTACAGCACCGTGTAGAGCAGGGTGTTGCGGACCGCCTGGCTGAAGTTCGGGTCCTGGGCGAGGGCGCGGTAGTTGTCCAGGCCCACCCAGCGGCTGGGCGTCACCAGGTCGCTGGCCTGGAAGGACAGCAGCAGCGACCAGATCACCGGGACGATGCTCAGGCCGAGGACGATCAGGACCGCCGGTGAGACGAACGCCCAGGCGGTGCCGGTCTCGCGGCGGCGCTTGCGGCGCAGTGGCCGTGGGTCCGGCGGCGGACCCACGACGGTGATGGGGCGGGGGAGGCGCGGCATGGCGGTGTGGCTCCTCAACGCGGAATGAGCAGGGCGGCGTTGGCTTCGTCGGCGCAGGCACGCAGCGCCTTCTTCGGACTGCTGCGCCCCAGGAGCACGGCGACGATCGCCTGCCCCAGCGCCTGCGAGACCTCCGGGTACGCCGGGTGGACGGGGCGCACCCGCGCCGTCTCCAACGCCGTGGTGAACACGTTCAGGCCCTCGGTGCGGGCGACCTTGTCCCGCCAGGCGGGCAGGGCCTCGGTGCGGCGGCTGAGCGGGAGGCTGCCGGCCTCGATGTCCCAGCGCACGTCCTGCTCGGGCCGGGCCAGCCAGGTCAGGAAGGTCCGGGCGGCCTTCGACCGGGCCTCGCCGTTGTCGAACACCGTCCAGGTGTCCGGCCCCGAGATGGTGACCGGGCGTCCGCTGAAGGAGGGCAGGGGAACGACGTGGTAGTCGATCCCGGCGGTCTCGATGTCGGGCAGCTGCCACGGCCCGGTGACCACCATGCCCATGCGGCCGGACTGGAACACCTGGTACATCTGCTCGCTGCCGGGCTTGGGGTCGACGTACACGCTCTTGTCCCGGGCCAGGTCGGCCACCACCTCCAGCGCCCGGGCGCCGGTGTCGGCGAAGCCGATGCCCTTGCCGTCGTCGTCGACGACGTCCCCGCCCAGGTCCCAGATCAGCGGCCACAGCCGCCACACGGTGTCCTCGTCGCCCGTGCCCGGCCAGCCGGTGCCGAACCGGCCCCGGCCCGACTCGGTGAGCGCGCGGGCCGAGGAGACGAAGTCCTGCCAGGTCCAGCCCGCCTTCGGCAGCGGCAGACCGGCCTCGCGGAACAGCTTCCGGTTGCAGACCACGGCGAGCGAGTCGAGCACCGCGGGGGCGGCCCTGACCCTGCCGTTGAGCGTGACGGCGTCTCTGGAGGCCGCCCAGTAGTTCTTCCACGGCACGGGTCCCGACCCGACCATGTCGGTCAGGTCCACCACCTGCGGGCTGCGGGCGACCCGGGCCAGGTCCGACCCGAAGATGTAGGCGATGTCGGGGTAGGAACCGGCGGCGAGGGCGGCCGTCACCTTCTGCAGCATCACGTCGGACAGCACACCGCCGCCCAGCTTCACCCTGATCTTCGGGTGGGCCCGCTCGAAGTCGGCGACGAGCCCTTCCAGGACCTTCTTCGCCGTGTCCGCCTGGCCGTGCCACATCTCGACGGTGACCGTGCCGTCGGCCGCGACGCCGTCGTCCGTACCCGCCCCGCAGCCGGTCACCGCGGTGCCCGCGGCCGCCGCGAGGGCGGCACCGCCGCCGGCCCGCAGCACACCCCGGCGCGAGGGGCGCGCGGCACGTCGGACCGCATCCATCTGTACCTCCAAGGACTTCACTGGCCGTCGGGCGGTGTCAGCAGGTCTCACGGACGTAGCCGCTGCTGCCCTTCGGCGACACGTCCAGGTCGCGCCGGACGATGCTCAGCTCGTCGCCGAAACCCGCGCACGCCTTCGACAGGCCCTTGGCGGTGTACTCGACGACGATCACCCGGTCGCCGAACTCGGCCGTGTAGTCGCCGCACTCGTCCCACTCGCCGCACTCCTCGGCGACCGCGAAGTCCAGCCCGTTCGCCTCCCGGTTCGGGGCCAGTTCGACGGTGTTCTTCTGCCCGATGGCCAGCCCGTCGGAGTGCGCGCGCTCGGCCAGCAGCTTGATCAGGCCCTGCGCGTCGGCGGCGTCCAGCAGGTCGCCCGCGCGGGTGTAGCTGTCGTAGTTGTCCGGCTCGACGGCCTGGAAGCCCTTGTCCGCGCAGCCGTCGATCCAGGTGCCGACCTGCTCGGCGATGCGCTCGCGCTTGTCGGCGGTGCGGATGTCGAGGAACGCCTCGTCCCAGTCGGTGTCGTAGACGACGTCGCCGTTCGCGTCGCGCAGCAGCAGGTCGTCGTCCCAGTCCTGCTCGGCGCCGGGCTGGGCCTGGAAGGCGTTGACGTAGCAGATGTTGTACACGCCCGGCGCGGGGGAGGCCGTGTGGTCGCGGCTGACCACCTCCACACCGGCCGGCGGGGTGTAGGCGCCGCCGATCTGGTAGTCGAAGCCCGCGTGGGCGGGTGGCGGGGTGTAGGTGGCCGCCTCGGCCGGGGTGCTGCCCGGCACGAGTGCCGCGGCGGTGACGAGGACGGCGGTGGCACCTATGCCGGCCAGTACCGGCTTCCTGGGGGTGTGCACCTGTGTACGGCTCATGGTTCGAGCTCCGGAGGATGGTGGGCACGTCCCCGCCTCGGAGGCGCGTGGCCGTCCTGGCGACTCAGTCCGGGCTCCTGGCGCGAAGCCAGCTACCGGCTGGGCGTACCTCTGCCGCCGATCACACGGCATCGGCGTTGATCGGGAGTAAATCGACCGGATATAGGCCCTGTCAAGGGTTCGAAACGAGAGAGGCGATGCATGAAGATGATCGAAAACGGCTCCAAGAGTGCAGAAACAATCAGCAGGCGTCGGTTCCCCGGTACCCGGGAACGATGGATGCGGGCCGGGCGGGAGCCGTGATCACGGCGCTGCCGCGCGGCTGGTAGCGTCGCGTGGTCGCGGCGGGCGGCGCGAGAGAGGTGTCGGTGCGTGGGAGAGCGGCAGGACCGTGACTGGGTGGCGATGACGCCGGGCGACTTCGACCGGGACGCCCCCCTGGTCCTCAACGTGGGCACCGGCCCCGCCACCGTCCCGGCCGAGCCCGACGAGTACGGCACCGCCCCCCTGTTCGGCGAGACGGCACCGGCACCCGGCACCCGGCCGCGCAGCCGGCGGGGACGGCCCGCGCCCGGTCAGGAGCCGCTGTTCTGACCGTCCCCGCCGGTGATCACGCGGCGGGCACCTCGTCCACGAACCCGGTACCGGCGGCGCGGTACCCGGCGACCTTGGCCGCGACCTCGGCCGGGGTGAGCACCTGGTCCTTGACGTGCAGGACGTAGTCGACCTGCTGGTCGTAGGAGCGCGGCGTCGTCGACGTCTGGCCGTTCAGGTCGATCAGCCACTGGTTGAAGTTGATCGACATCGGCCGCTCCGGCAGGTACTGCGCGTCATGCGTGCCGAACGGCTGCCCGTCCACGTAGTAGGTGATGGCGCCGGCGTCGATCGTCACCACCAGGTCGTGCCAGCCGGCGTAGCTGCTGCGCTGCTCGGAGTGCTGGTTGACGGCCTGCCAGGGATCGGGGTCGTAGGTCTCCCAGGAGGTCGTGTAGAGGATGTTCGACGGTTCGCCCCACCCTCCGTTCGGCAGGTACTCGAAGTCGTACTCGGCGTAGTCGTCGGCCATCGGCGCCTTGAGGTCGTTGATGGTGAAGAAGGTCTGCACCAGATGGTCCCCGTCGGGCCCGGACCTCGGCGTGTCGGCGAACTTGACCCGCGCCGCGTACGTGCCGTCCTTGAACTTCGTCGACTTGGTCAGGACCTCGGTCTGGGTGGTGGACGCGCCGGTGCCGGCCGTGGACGTCTCCAGGTTCATCACCGAGTTGCCTCCGGCGGAGACGAAGGTGACCTTCGACGGGTCCCACGTGGCGCCGGGGACGCCGGGTCCGCCCGAGTTGGAGCGCACGCTCCAGCCGTGGGCCGCGATCGCGGGATCCGTGTGCGAGCTGTAGTCGAAGTCGTCGAACAGGGTCTGGCCGCCGCCGGGCGGATCCGTCGGGTCGGTCGGATCGGTCGGGTCCGTGGGGTCGTTCCCCTCGGGAGCCGTTCCCCAGACGGTGGCGCCGGCCAGTTGGGCGGTGACCTTGTCCCAGGTCGCGTACGAGGTCTGGCCGCCGCCGAAGGAGTAGTCGTCGCTCTGCCGCAGCGGCTGCCAGTTGCCCTGGTAGAAGCGCAGTTGCAGGTCGCCGGTGTCAGCGCCGGGCGCCAGGGTGCCCGCCGCCGAGGTGAAGCCGATCTCCAGGTACCGATCGGCCGTCGCCGTCGGGTTGCCCAGGGTGCCGAACGTGCCGGTGACCGCGGCGCAGCCGCGCACCGCCCAGGAGCACGCGAAGCGGTAGGAGGCGTTCGGGGAGTCCGCCTTGAAGTAGTAGCGGATCCTCACCTGGCTCAGCCGCACGGTGGACGAGCCGGTGTTGCGGACCTTGAACCAGGGTTCCGTCTGGTCCGCGGTGGCTCCGCTCGCGCTGGTGCGGTACTGGACGGTGAGACCGTCGGCGGCCGGATCGGCCGGATCGGCCGGATCGGCCGGAGCGGCCGGAGCGGCCGGAGCGGCCGGAGCGGCCTGGGCGGGGAGGGCGGTCAGGGCACCGCCGCCCAGCAGAACGGACAGGGCGAGCGCCAGGCGGGCGCGGCCGGCGGTGGGTCGGTTTCTCATGCGGGATCCTTTCGGCGCGACTCCCGCCCGAGCGGGAGCGTCGACGGGTGGTGCGGGACGTGGGGGAACGACATGGGGGGACCCGGCGGCGGGGCGGCGTGCGGGACGTCCAGGGCGTCCAGCCGGGCCCGGTGTCCGGCCAGCCGGGCCGTGAAGTCCCGCCAGCCCGACGTGCCGTCCCAGACCCGCTCGGCGAGCGCGCACAGCCGCGGGAAGGTGAGGTACTCGATGTGCTCCGGGGTGCGCACGAACTCCGTCCACAACTGGCCCTGGGCGCCCAGCACCCGGGACGCCGCCTGCGGAGTCGGCGGCGCGAGGTCCACGTCGTGGACGGCGCGCAGGTCGATCACCACCCCGGGCTGCGCGGGCGGTTCCCCGGGACCGGCGCCGCGCGGGTAGTCGAAGTAGGTCGCGCGGTGGTCGGCGTGCACGACCTGGTGCCCGCGCAGTGCCGCCGCCCGGGCGTGCGCCGGATCGCGCCAGCTCATCACCGTGCAGTCGAGGGGCAGGGCGACGCCGCTCTCGGCCCAGACGACCGGCCTGCGGCCCGCGCGCACCAGGTGCTCGGACAGCCGGGCGATGAACCAGGGGTGCAGCGCTCGGGGCCCGGCCAGCCCCTCACGGGCAGCACGGGCCCGCGCCGCCGGGCTCAGCTCCCACTCCGTGGTGGGGACCTCGTCCCCGCCGATGTGCACGTACGGCGAGGGGAAGACGTCCATCACCTCGTCCAGGACGGTGCGGAAGAAGTCCAGGACGTGGCCGCCGGTGCCCAGGACGTTCTCGCACACGCCCCAGTGCGTCCACACGTCCAGTCGGCGGGTGGGGTCGGTGCCCAGCTCGGGGTAAGCGGCCAGGGCGGCGCGGACGTGCCCCGGTACACCGGTCTCCGGCAGTACGCTCACGCCGCGCTCCGCGGCGTACGCGACCAGGCCCCGCAGTTCCGCACGGGTGTAGGAACCGCCGTGCGGCACGCCGTCGAACCGGTCGCTGCCCGCGGGGCCCACCATCGACTCCGCACGCCGGCCGCCGACCTCGGTCAGCCGGGGGTGGGCCGCCACCGGCATCCGCCAGCCCTGGTCGTCGGTGAGGTGGAGGTGGAAGACGTTCAGCTTGTGCAGCGCCAGCAGGTCGACGTAGCGCCGCAGATAGGACACCGGCTGGAAGTGCCGGGCCACGTCGAGCATGGAGCCGCGCCAGGCATGGCGGGGTACGTCGGTGATCTCGACGGCCGGCAGCTCCCACGGCACCCCGCGCACCGGCCCGCCGGACAGGGCCTCGTAGGGCAGGAGCTGCCGCACCGTCTGCACCCCGCGCAGCAGTCCGGCCGGGCGGGCGGCCCGCAGCAGGACGCCCTGGGGGCTCACGGTCAGGCCGTACCCCTCGTCGCCGAGGCCGGCCAGGGCGGGGTCGAGGGCGATGACGAAGGCCCCGTCGGCGGCGGACTCCAGGGGCAGTCCGGTGGCCGGGGCGAGGAGGGTGCGCAGCAGGACCGCGGCGGGACCGGCCCCGGGGGCGACCCGCAGCCGGGTCGTGTCGTCGAGCCGGAATCGGCCGGAACGGGTGGAGAGGCGGCGGGGGCGGGGGACTAGGGCCAGTTCGGGGCGTGGCAGGTCCACGGGGCGGCTCCGGTGGTCGGCGGTGCGCGACGGGGCGGGGGAGGCGGAAGGGGGTGCGGAGGAGAGGACGGAAGGAGGGGCAGGGCGGGCGGTCCCGGTCAGCCCTTGACGCCTCCCGAGGCCAGCCCGGCCGTCACGTGCCGTTGCAGGGCGAGGAAGATGACCAGCGCGGGGAGCGCGAAGAGCGTGGCGGCCGCCATGGTGGCCCCCCAGTCGGTGCCGAAGGTCGACTGGAACGAGGAGAGCCACACCGGGAGCGTGCGGCTGTCCTGCTGCTTGATGATGAGGAAGTTGGCGTAGGTGAACTCGTTCCAGGCGGTGATGAAGCCGAACAGCGAGGTGGCCATGAGCCCGGGCGCCAGCAGCGGGAACGCCACCCTGCGGAACGCCCCGGCCCGGGTGCAGCCGTCGACCTGGGCCGCCTCCTCCAGCTCCGGCGGGATGCCCGCGATGAAGCCGCGCAGCACGACCACCGTGAACGGCAGCGTGATCATGAAGTAGATCAGCGTCAGCGTCGGCAGCCGGTCGAGCATCCCGGTGTCGCGGGAGATGATGTAGATCGGGATGATCAGTGA encodes the following:
- a CDS encoding cellulose binding domain-containing protein — protein: MRNRPTAGRARLALALSVLLGGGALTALPAQAAPAAPAAPAAPADPADPADPAADGLTVQYRTSASGATADQTEPWFKVRNTGSSTVRLSQVRIRYYFKADSPNASYRFACSWAVRGCAAVTGTFGTLGNPTATADRYLEIGFTSAAGTLAPGADTGDLQLRFYQGNWQPLRQSDDYSFGGGQTSYATWDKVTAQLAGATVWGTAPEGNDPTDPTDPTDPTDPPGGGQTLFDDFDYSSHTDPAIAAHGWSVRSNSGGPGVPGATWDPSKVTFVSAGGNSVMNLETSTAGTGASTTQTEVLTKSTKFKDGTYAARVKFADTPRSGPDGDHLVQTFFTINDLKAPMADDYAEYDFEYLPNGGWGEPSNILYTTSWETYDPDPWQAVNQHSEQRSSYAGWHDLVVTIDAGAITYYVDGQPFGTHDAQYLPERPMSINFNQWLIDLNGQTSTTPRSYDQQVDYVLHVKDQVLTPAEVAAKVAGYRAAGTGFVDEVPAA
- a CDS encoding carbohydrate ABC transporter permease, whose product is MSTPRPRPRVRRALRRLPLNAAAALTVLVCLFPVYWMVTTAFKPSTDIQSYDPRLVPGAWTLEHFRKAVGADGFALFWRNSLLVTLSAVLLALLVALGAAYAVARMRWRGRRQFMLAVFVAQMAPWESLIIPIYIISRDTGMLDRLPTLTLIYFMITLPFTVVVLRGFIAGIPPELEEAAQVDGCTRAGAFRRVAFPLLAPGLMATSLFGFITAWNEFTYANFLIIKQQDSRTLPVWLSSFQSTFGTDWGATMAAATLFALPALVIFLALQRHVTAGLASGGVKG
- a CDS encoding beta-N-acetylhexosaminidase, with protein sequence MDLPRPELALVPRPRRLSTRSGRFRLDDTTRLRVAPGAGPAAVLLRTLLAPATGLPLESAADGAFVIALDPALAGLGDEGYGLTVSPQGVLLRAARPAGLLRGVQTVRQLLPYEALSGGPVRGVPWELPAVEITDVPRHAWRGSMLDVARHFQPVSYLRRYVDLLALHKLNVFHLHLTDDQGWRMPVAAHPRLTEVGGRRAESMVGPAGSDRFDGVPHGGSYTRAELRGLVAYAAERGVSVLPETGVPGHVRAALAAYPELGTDPTRRLDVWTHWGVCENVLGTGGHVLDFFRTVLDEVMDVFPSPYVHIGGDEVPTTEWELSPAARARAAREGLAGPRALHPWFIARLSEHLVRAGRRPVVWAESGVALPLDCTVMSWRDPAHARAAALRGHQVVHADHRATYFDYPRGAGPGEPPAQPGVVIDLRAVHDVDLAPPTPQAASRVLGAQGQLWTEFVRTPEHIEYLTFPRLCALAERVWDGTSGWRDFTARLAGHRARLDALDVPHAAPPPGPPMSFPHVPHHPSTLPLGRESRRKDPA